A genomic window from Halorubrum trapanicum includes:
- the rpsB gene encoding 30S ribosomal protein S2, with protein sequence MSEDNDAVELDDDAETEAVDAAVEEEADTTEEPTAAAADEAAAGETDEATAEGDDADEEEASPFDDDVMPDDDVDLLIPVEDYLSAGVHIGTQQKTKDMERFIHRVRDDGLYVLDVSLTDERIRTAADFLENYDPEQILVTSSRQYGRFPAEKFADAIGARARTGRFIPGTLTNPDYAGYIEPDVVVVTDPIGDAQAVKEAITVGIPVIAMCDSNNQLSNVDLVIPTNNKGRRALSVVYWLLANETLDRRGADTVFALEDFEDEL encoded by the coding sequence ATGAGCGAAGACAACGACGCGGTCGAACTCGACGACGACGCGGAGACCGAGGCGGTCGACGCGGCGGTCGAGGAGGAGGCCGACACGACCGAGGAACCGACCGCCGCCGCGGCCGACGAGGCCGCCGCCGGCGAGACCGACGAGGCGACCGCAGAGGGCGACGACGCCGACGAGGAGGAGGCCTCCCCGTTCGACGACGACGTCATGCCCGACGACGACGTCGACCTGCTGATCCCCGTCGAGGACTACCTCTCCGCCGGTGTCCACATCGGGACCCAGCAGAAGACGAAGGACATGGAGCGGTTCATCCACCGCGTCCGCGACGACGGGCTGTACGTCCTCGACGTGAGCCTCACCGACGAGCGGATCCGCACGGCCGCGGACTTCCTCGAGAACTACGACCCCGAGCAGATCCTCGTCACGTCCTCGCGGCAGTACGGCCGGTTCCCGGCCGAGAAGTTCGCGGACGCCATCGGCGCCCGCGCCCGCACCGGGCGCTTCATCCCGGGCACGCTGACGAACCCCGACTACGCCGGCTACATCGAGCCGGACGTCGTCGTGGTTACCGACCCGATCGGCGACGCGCAGGCCGTCAAGGAGGCCATCACCGTCGGCATCCCGGTGATCGCGATGTGCGACTCCAACAACCAGCTGTCGAACGTCGACCTCGTCATCCCGACGAACAACAAGGGTCGCCGCGCGCTGTCGGTCGTCTACTGGCTCCTCGCCAACGAGACGCTCGACCGCCGCGGCGCCGACACGGTGTTCGCCCTCGAAGACTTCGAGGACGAACTGTAA
- a CDS encoding DNA-directed RNA polymerase subunit N, which translates to MMIPVRCFTCGNVVGEHWEEFKERAREGDEDPGEVLDDLGVDRHCCRRMLVSHRDLVDVVSPYQ; encoded by the coding sequence ATGATGATCCCCGTCCGGTGTTTCACGTGCGGCAACGTCGTGGGTGAGCACTGGGAAGAGTTCAAAGAGCGGGCTCGCGAGGGCGACGAGGACCCCGGCGAGGTGCTCGACGACCTCGGGGTCGACCGGCACTGCTGCCGGCGCATGCTGGTGAGCCACCGCGACCTCGTCGACGTCGTCTCGCCGTACCAGTAA
- a CDS encoding 50S ribosomal protein L18e, producing the protein MSSKTNPKLQNLIADLKSVSRDSGANVWQDVADRLEKPRRTHAEVNLGRIERYAQEDETVVVPGKVLGSGVLETNVTVAAVDFSGTARTKIDQAGEAVTLEQYVEQNPEGSNVRVIR; encoded by the coding sequence ATGAGTAGCAAGACGAATCCGAAACTACAGAACCTCATCGCCGATCTGAAGTCGGTCTCGCGCGACTCCGGTGCCAACGTGTGGCAGGACGTCGCCGACCGACTGGAGAAGCCACGGCGCACGCACGCTGAGGTCAACCTGGGCCGTATCGAACGATACGCGCAGGAAGACGAGACGGTCGTCGTCCCCGGCAAGGTGCTGGGCAGCGGTGTGCTCGAAACGAACGTCACCGTCGCCGCCGTCGACTTCTCCGGGACCGCCCGGACGAAGATCGACCAGGCCGGCGAAGCGGTGACGCTGGAACAGTACGTCGAACAGAACCCCGAAGGAAGCAACGTGCGGGTGATCCGATGA
- a CDS encoding DNA-directed RNA polymerase subunit D: protein MTEDEFDVQYVERDDRSARVLIRGLTPAFANGIRRAMIADVPTFSIDTVRFVENSSVMFDEMIGLRLGLVPLTTPLDDFELGDEVTLALDVEGPATAYSGDIESADPLVEVADENVPIIELKEGQRLEFEADAVLDTGKEHAKHQGGVSVGYRHLQRVSVEGDRGEFDDDEPNILRGVVETPEGDIELTDEFDNDLSERFPGKEVAVEDVPGAFVFHIETDGSFDVEELLLRAIDSIEERADELQTKVAV, encoded by the coding sequence ATGACCGAAGACGAATTCGACGTCCAGTACGTCGAACGGGACGATCGCAGCGCGCGGGTGCTGATCCGCGGGCTCACGCCGGCGTTCGCCAACGGCATCCGCCGCGCGATGATCGCCGACGTCCCGACGTTCTCGATCGACACCGTCCGGTTCGTCGAGAACTCCTCGGTCATGTTCGACGAGATGATCGGTCTGCGTCTGGGGCTCGTTCCCCTGACGACGCCGCTCGACGACTTCGAACTCGGCGACGAGGTCACCCTCGCGCTCGACGTCGAAGGCCCGGCGACGGCGTACTCCGGCGACATCGAGAGCGCTGACCCGCTCGTCGAGGTCGCCGACGAGAACGTCCCGATCATCGAGCTGAAGGAGGGGCAGCGGTTGGAGTTCGAGGCCGACGCGGTCCTCGACACCGGTAAGGAGCACGCCAAACACCAGGGCGGCGTCTCCGTCGGCTACCGCCACCTCCAGCGCGTCTCGGTCGAGGGCGACCGCGGCGAGTTCGACGACGACGAGCCGAACATCCTCCGCGGCGTCGTCGAGACGCCGGAGGGCGACATCGAACTCACCGACGAGTTCGACAACGACCTCTCGGAACGGTTCCCCGGGAAGGAGGTCGCGGTCGAGGACGTCCCCGGAGCCTTCGTCTTCCACATCGAGACGGACGGCTCGTTCGACGTCGAGGAACTGCTGCTCCGCGCGATCGACTCCATCGAGGAGCGCGCGGACGAACTACAGACGAAAGTCGCAGTATAA
- a CDS encoding 30S ribosomal protein S11 — translation MSESEDGGKWGIAHVYASFNNTLITVTDETGAETIAKSSGGTVVKQNRDEASPYAAMQMAEVVAERVKDAGLEGVHVRVRGPGGNLNKSTGPGAQATIRALSRAGVEIGRIEDVTPIPHDGTKAPKNKRV, via the coding sequence ATGAGTGAATCCGAGGACGGAGGAAAGTGGGGCATCGCCCACGTGTACGCGTCGTTCAACAACACGCTCATCACGGTCACCGACGAGACGGGCGCCGAGACGATCGCCAAGTCGTCCGGCGGCACCGTGGTGAAGCAGAACCGCGACGAGGCGTCGCCGTACGCCGCCATGCAGATGGCGGAGGTCGTCGCCGAGCGCGTCAAGGACGCCGGTCTGGAGGGCGTGCACGTTCGCGTGCGCGGCCCCGGCGGCAACCTCAACAAGTCCACCGGTCCCGGTGCGCAGGCGACGATCCGCGCGCTCTCGCGTGCGGGCGTCGAGATCGGCCGCATCGAGGACGTCACGCCCATCCCGCACGACGGGACGAAGGCGCCGAAGAACAAGCGAGTCTGA
- a CDS encoding halo transducer protein, with protein MAGPVVDDVSVDVLIDEVTDRADEGPESIRRRLDPFVDDGTVTAAAFESTVTDVSQILATAETRVDLATRAHEDATDAAAEAPDLDVVDVRRRAFGARLDDLREDVEALGDDLRAARADPDSPMAVYRAATDLHEVTTGAQDVVRVAHDLETELEAFEAWLNSANRRHDALVDEVEAAEESVDSIAEAVEALRAADEPDPERRFDAGVQVRVLDLVVADLRAEAEDLRAWAERDGADFPDGVETRIDDLAGEVTTVAEALADGMTPGGEFGDRLDALDAELSAVEPPVAWGLVDETVAEVREVPSTEN; from the coding sequence ATGGCCGGACCCGTGGTGGACGACGTTTCAGTCGACGTACTAATCGACGAGGTCACCGACCGAGCGGACGAGGGGCCGGAGTCGATCCGCCGTCGGCTCGACCCCTTCGTCGACGACGGGACCGTGACGGCCGCGGCGTTCGAATCGACCGTCACCGACGTGTCTCAGATCCTCGCGACCGCCGAGACGCGAGTCGACCTCGCGACGCGCGCCCACGAGGACGCGACTGACGCCGCCGCCGAGGCACCCGACCTCGACGTCGTCGACGTCCGCAGGCGGGCGTTCGGGGCGCGCCTCGACGACCTTCGGGAGGACGTGGAGGCGCTCGGAGACGACCTCCGGGCAGCGAGGGCGGACCCGGACTCCCCGATGGCAGTGTACCGCGCCGCGACCGACCTCCACGAGGTCACGACCGGCGCACAGGATGTCGTTCGGGTCGCTCACGACCTCGAGACCGAACTCGAGGCGTTCGAGGCGTGGCTCAATTCGGCCAACCGCCGCCACGACGCGCTCGTGGACGAGGTCGAGGCCGCCGAGGAGTCCGTCGACTCGATCGCTGAGGCCGTCGAGGCGCTGCGGGCCGCCGACGAACCCGACCCGGAACGGCGGTTCGACGCGGGCGTCCAGGTGCGCGTCCTCGACCTCGTCGTCGCCGACCTCCGCGCCGAGGCCGAGGACCTCCGCGCGTGGGCCGAGCGCGACGGCGCCGACTTCCCCGACGGCGTCGAGACCCGGATCGACGACCTCGCGGGCGAGGTGACGACGGTCGCCGAGGCGCTCGCGGACGGCATGACCCCCGGCGGCGAGTTCGGCGACCGACTCGACGCGCTCGACGCGGAGCTATCGGCCGTCGAGCCGCCCGTCGCCTGGGGACTCGTCGACGAGACGGTCGCGGAGGTGCGGGAAGTCCCGTCGACTGAGAATTGA
- a CDS encoding 30S ribosomal protein S9, producing MVTNTSGKKKTAVARATVREGEGRVRINSQPVELVEPEQARLKMLEPFRIAGEELRDGVDIDIDVEGGGFSGQADATRTAIARGLVQHLGDAELRDAYMNFDRTLLVNDVRQSEPKKWGGPGARARYQKSYR from the coding sequence ATGGTAACGAACACCTCAGGCAAGAAGAAGACGGCCGTCGCCCGCGCCACCGTGCGCGAGGGCGAGGGCCGCGTGCGCATCAACTCCCAGCCAGTCGAGCTGGTCGAACCGGAACAGGCGCGGCTCAAGATGCTGGAGCCGTTCCGCATCGCGGGCGAGGAGCTCCGCGACGGCGTCGACATCGACATCGACGTCGAGGGCGGCGGTTTCAGCGGGCAGGCGGACGCGACGCGGACCGCCATCGCCCGCGGCCTCGTCCAGCACCTCGGCGACGCCGAGCTGCGCGACGCGTACATGAACTTCGACCGCACCCTGCTGGTCAACGACGTGCGCCAGTCCGAACCCAAGAAGTGGGGCGGGCCCGGCGCGCGCGCTCGCTACCAGAAGTCCTACCGCTGA
- a CDS encoding 50S ribosomal protein L13, translating to MSLAKIDADVVVDARDCILGRVSSEVAQRVLAGETVAVVNAERAVITGNEEATMETYHKRAELGSDSGPYYPKRPDRIFKRAIRGMLPYKSEDGREAFSNVRVYVGNPYERDEDVDSVVLDGTSLDRLSNIKFTTLGEISESLGANVTW from the coding sequence ATGAGCCTCGCGAAGATCGACGCGGACGTCGTCGTCGACGCCCGCGACTGTATCCTCGGTCGCGTCTCCTCTGAGGTCGCGCAGCGCGTCCTCGCCGGGGAGACCGTCGCCGTCGTCAACGCCGAGCGCGCCGTCATCACCGGCAACGAGGAGGCGACGATGGAGACGTACCACAAGCGCGCGGAGCTCGGCTCGGACAGCGGGCCCTACTACCCCAAGCGTCCGGACCGGATCTTCAAGCGCGCCATCCGCGGCATGCTGCCGTACAAGTCGGAGGACGGCCGCGAGGCGTTCTCGAACGTGCGCGTGTACGTCGGGAACCCCTACGAGCGCGACGAGGACGTCGACAGCGTCGTCCTCGACGGCACCTCGCTCGACCGCCTCTCGAACATCAAATTCACCACGCTCGGAGAGATCTCCGAGTCTCTGGGAGCTAACGTCACATGGTAA
- the eno gene encoding phosphopyruvate hydratase, with the protein MTRITSVSLRRVLDSRGNPTVEADVLTESGGFGRGAAPSGASTGEYEAIELPASESIAKAREHAVPRLEGVYAGDQRAVDNALRAADGTDDFSAIGANSAVAISMAAAKAAADVLGAPLYQHLGGAFRGENFPIPLGNVVGGGEHAKEATHIQEFLAAPVGAPSVSEAVFANAAVHAAVADVLDERGVPAAKGDEGAWAPPISDADAFEVVDEAVERVESEVGFEIRFGLDMAAAELYDDDREAYVYGDETKSADEQIEYVAGLVDEYDLAYVEDPLDENDYEAFAELTDRVGDRTLICGDDLFVTNVERLQDGIDAGAANSILIKPNQIGTLSDAFDAVELAARNGYETVISHRSGETEDATIAHLAVATDAGYIKTGTVGGERTAKLNELVRIADDAV; encoded by the coding sequence ATGACGCGGATCACGAGCGTCTCGCTGCGTCGCGTGCTCGACTCCCGCGGGAACCCGACGGTCGAGGCCGACGTGCTCACCGAGTCCGGCGGCTTCGGCCGCGGCGCGGCCCCCAGCGGGGCCTCGACGGGCGAGTACGAGGCGATCGAACTGCCCGCGAGCGAGTCGATCGCGAAGGCCCGCGAACACGCGGTGCCGCGTCTCGAAGGCGTCTACGCGGGCGACCAGCGCGCGGTCGACAACGCACTGCGCGCCGCCGACGGCACGGACGACTTCTCCGCCATCGGCGCCAACAGCGCGGTCGCCATCTCAATGGCGGCGGCGAAGGCGGCCGCCGACGTGCTCGGCGCGCCGCTGTACCAGCACCTCGGGGGCGCGTTCCGCGGCGAGAACTTCCCGATTCCGCTCGGCAACGTCGTCGGCGGCGGGGAGCACGCCAAGGAGGCGACCCACATCCAGGAGTTCCTCGCGGCGCCCGTCGGCGCGCCCAGCGTCTCGGAGGCCGTCTTCGCGAACGCCGCGGTCCACGCGGCGGTCGCTGACGTGCTCGACGAGCGCGGCGTGCCCGCGGCGAAGGGCGACGAGGGCGCGTGGGCGCCCCCGATCTCGGACGCCGACGCGTTCGAGGTCGTCGACGAGGCGGTCGAACGCGTCGAGAGCGAGGTCGGCTTCGAGATCCGCTTCGGGCTCGACATGGCCGCCGCCGAGCTGTACGACGACGACCGAGAGGCGTACGTCTACGGCGACGAGACGAAGTCGGCCGACGAGCAGATCGAGTACGTCGCCGGCCTCGTCGACGAGTACGACCTCGCGTACGTCGAGGACCCGCTCGACGAGAACGACTACGAGGCGTTCGCGGAGCTGACCGACCGGGTCGGCGACCGGACGCTGATCTGCGGCGACGACCTGTTCGTCACCAACGTCGAGCGCCTCCAGGACGGGATCGACGCGGGCGCGGCCAACAGCATCCTGATCAAGCCGAACCAGATCGGGACGCTGTCGGACGCGTTCGACGCCGTCGAGCTCGCCGCCCGCAACGGGTACGAGACGGTTATCTCCCACCGCTCGGGCGAGACCGAGGACGCGACCATCGCACACCTCGCCGTGGCGACCGACGCCGGCTACATCAAGACCGGCACGGTCGGCGGCGAGCGCACCGCCAAGCTGAACGAACTGGTCCGCATCGCGGACGACGCGGTATGA
- a CDS encoding mechanosensitive ion channel domain-containing protein, whose amino-acid sequence MTQIPSLLTRSLSNFVEGLAVAIPRLLSGLVFLALAYVTVRIVLPVVRRSIDRLYVGDRELVGDLIVTLVSIFLWFGVALTFLKVVGMGDIAASLGTAVGFIALGVSYALSEMIEDTVAGVYLLRDPDFNVGDRVEAKGVTGTVAAIELRKTRIDADNGDRIVMANREIEPRWTHDVPEEADASAADDAATGE is encoded by the coding sequence ATGACGCAGATCCCGTCGCTTCTGACGCGGTCGCTGTCGAACTTCGTCGAGGGGTTGGCCGTCGCGATCCCTCGACTGCTCTCGGGGCTGGTGTTCCTCGCGTTAGCCTACGTCACGGTCCGGATCGTCCTCCCGGTCGTCCGGCGGTCGATCGATCGGCTCTACGTCGGCGACCGCGAACTGGTGGGCGACCTCATCGTCACGCTCGTCTCGATCTTCCTGTGGTTCGGCGTCGCGCTCACCTTCCTGAAGGTCGTCGGGATGGGCGACATCGCGGCGAGCCTCGGCACCGCGGTCGGATTCATCGCGCTCGGCGTCTCGTACGCGCTCTCCGAGATGATCGAGGACACGGTGGCGGGCGTCTACCTCCTCCGCGACCCGGACTTCAACGTCGGCGACCGCGTCGAGGCCAAGGGCGTCACCGGCACCGTCGCCGCCATCGAGCTCCGGAAGACGCGGATCGACGCGGACAACGGCGACCGGATCGTGATGGCGAACCGCGAGATAGAGCCGCGCTGGACCCACGACGTGCCCGAGGAGGCTGACGCTTCGGCGGCCGACGACGCGGCTACGGGCGAATAG
- a CDS encoding DNA-directed RNA polymerase subunit K, giving the protein MSEQRYNRYEKARILGARALQVSYGAPVLIDTDQTEPILVAAEEYDAGALPFTVRRES; this is encoded by the coding sequence ATGTCAGAACAGCGATACAATCGATACGAGAAGGCACGAATCCTCGGCGCGCGAGCGCTGCAGGTGTCCTACGGGGCGCCCGTGCTGATCGACACGGACCAGACGGAGCCGATCCTCGTCGCCGCGGAGGAGTACGACGCGGGTGCGCTCCCCTTTACGGTCCGGAGGGAGAGCTGA